Proteins found in one Mucilaginibacter gracilis genomic segment:
- a CDS encoding FecR family protein → MAENESNIAYLFKKLADGTASKEELAAYFELTKDNSLDDKITALMQAELKNNATPEIQDTERIDRVYNNIEAAIRVQQPAIEKSNYPFFKRWAAAAAILIVAGGLFYYSQNKPSKNNTQLVANDVAPGQHTATLTLANGQKIVLSNAATGQIAKQAGVSIAKTTNGRVVYTVAGNGDAETGQLNTLSTAKGETYQVNLPDGTQVWLNAASSLTYPARFVGADRKVKLIGEAYFEVAKDKSHPFKVTTNTQEVTVLGTHFNINAYSDETAVATTLLEGSVKVASNTNTEIIKPGQQTLTTARGITINNNPIIEGITDWKDGDFALNNQNFKTAMRKIARWYDVEIIYDASIPDTMQAGGWISRNNNISAILKLIESSGQVHFKVEGRRILVRK, encoded by the coding sequence ATGGCGGAGAACGAATCAAATATTGCCTACCTTTTCAAGAAGCTTGCCGACGGGACTGCCAGTAAGGAAGAGTTAGCGGCTTATTTTGAACTGACTAAGGATAATAGCTTAGATGATAAAATTACAGCCCTAATGCAGGCTGAGCTCAAAAATAACGCTACACCTGAAATTCAGGATACTGAACGGATTGACAGGGTTTACAATAATATCGAGGCTGCTATCAGAGTTCAGCAACCCGCTATTGAAAAATCAAATTATCCTTTCTTCAAACGCTGGGCGGCAGCGGCAGCTATTTTGATAGTAGCTGGTGGCCTGTTCTATTATAGCCAAAACAAACCTTCAAAAAACAATACCCAATTGGTCGCTAATGATGTTGCACCGGGTCAACATACCGCAACTCTTACTTTAGCTAATGGTCAAAAGATTGTATTATCTAATGCTGCAACCGGACAAATAGCCAAACAGGCCGGTGTAAGTATTGCAAAAACAACCAATGGCCGGGTGGTTTACACAGTAGCCGGTAATGGTGATGCCGAAACTGGTCAATTAAATACACTTTCAACGGCTAAAGGCGAAACTTATCAAGTGAATTTGCCGGACGGCACACAGGTATGGCTAAATGCTGCTTCATCTCTTACCTATCCTGCGAGGTTTGTCGGAGCTGATCGAAAGGTCAAATTGATCGGCGAAGCTTATTTTGAGGTTGCTAAAGATAAAAGCCATCCATTTAAGGTCACTACAAATACGCAAGAAGTTACCGTATTGGGAACACATTTTAATATTAACGCCTATTCAGACGAAACGGCTGTCGCCACTACTTTATTAGAAGGCTCCGTAAAAGTTGCTTCAAATACAAACACTGAGATCATCAAACCGGGGCAACAAACGTTAACTACAGCCCGTGGAATTACGATCAATAATAATCCTATTATAGAGGGTATTACCGACTGGAAGGACGGTGATTTCGCCTTAAATAATCAAAATTTTAAAACAGCTATGCGGAAAATTGCTCGCTGGTATGATGTCGAGATTATTTATGACGCTTCTATTCCTGATACAATGCAAGCCGGGGGCTGGATTTCCCGTAATAATAATATTTCTGCCATATTGAAACTCATCGAATCCAGTGGACAAGTTCACTTTAAAGTTGAAGGGAGGAGGATCTTGGTGAGGAAATAA
- a CDS encoding aminotransferase class V-fold PLP-dependent enzyme, whose product MFHYIFQNRRGNYAELGIDGVYQLIADLIGAVKEEVAIFENASAAWGTAFKGLTFHDGDEIITCEMEYVTNLIGLADVRKKGVKVIVINNDESGNFPLADLEQAINSKTKLIAVTHIPSSGGGILPIKEIGNIASKHKVLYMVDACQTAGQYPIDVKEIKCDILSATGRKYMRAPRGTGFLFVKKTVQDQLSPVLLDFLAASNVSLDGYTLRQDARRFELYEKSRALTLGLGKAVEYALNIGVDRIWQRVQYLADLTRAELNGIPGVTCHDIGSEKCGIVTFSVAGIDSMLVKNKLVENGINVSFGGSQATPIYMEKHGLKGIVRASLHYYNTESEIATMCDFLKEHPFAS is encoded by the coding sequence TTGTTCCACTATATTTTTCAAAATAGACGGGGTAATTATGCGGAGTTAGGGATTGATGGTGTTTATCAGCTTATCGCAGACCTGATAGGTGCTGTAAAGGAAGAAGTAGCTATATTCGAGAACGCGAGCGCTGCCTGGGGTACTGCATTCAAAGGATTGACCTTTCACGATGGTGATGAGATCATTACATGTGAGATGGAGTATGTAACCAACCTGATCGGCCTGGCAGATGTGCGTAAGAAAGGTGTTAAAGTGATCGTCATTAACAATGACGAAAGCGGCAACTTTCCTTTAGCTGACCTGGAGCAAGCTATTAACTCAAAGACGAAACTGATCGCTGTAACCCACATCCCCTCATCGGGTGGTGGTATCCTGCCAATAAAAGAGATCGGCAACATCGCATCCAAACACAAGGTGCTGTATATGGTCGATGCCTGTCAAACAGCAGGGCAATACCCGATTGACGTTAAGGAGATCAAATGCGACATTCTATCAGCAACAGGCCGTAAGTATATGCGCGCGCCACGCGGAACTGGATTCTTGTTCGTGAAGAAGACCGTTCAGGATCAGCTGTCGCCTGTGTTGCTGGATTTCCTGGCAGCAAGCAATGTCAGCCTCGATGGCTATACTCTACGGCAAGATGCCCGCCGGTTTGAACTTTATGAAAAGAGCCGCGCACTGACACTCGGCTTGGGAAAAGCGGTAGAATACGCTTTGAATATCGGCGTAGACAGGATCTGGCAGCGGGTGCAATACCTGGCCGATCTTACCCGTGCGGAGTTAAACGGTATTCCAGGTGTTACCTGTCATGACATCGGCAGTGAAAAGTGTGGTATCGTTACTTTCTCGGTTGCGGGGATTGATAGTATGCTGGTCAAAAACAAACTAGTAGAGAATGGTATCAATGTATCTTTTGGTGGTAGTCAAGCTACACCGATCTATATGGAAAAGCATGGGCTGAAAGGCATTGTAAGGGCTTCATTGCATTATTACAATACAGAAAGCGAGATCGCTACCATGTGCGATTTCCTGAAAGAGCACCCATTCGCTTCCTAA
- a CDS encoding IS630 family transposase (programmed frameshift) encodes MVRYTIKLTKEEVGELYSIINKGSHSSQTFRTAYILLNCDEGEYAEKITNEQISKVLKVGMRTIDRVKKKFIEEGFEGVLDRRPTSRVYETKSDGDVEAKLVALCCSEPPEGFAKWSLRLLADKMVELEYVESISHVTVRSVLKKNELKPWKVKGWVIPPEKSSEFVANMERVLDVYKKPYDEEFPVVCMDESPKQLIEEGQPSQAMKPGQEARVDYEYIRHGVVNIFMANEPLRGKRFVEITAFKTKKDWALFVKRIADEWYPTAKKITLVMDNFKTHSASAFYETFEPAEAKRLWDRFEFVYTPKHGSWLNMAEIELHVLNGQCLNRHISTMLKINEEVAAWQHNRNNKNSKINWQFENKDARIKLKRLYPSLHD; translated from the exons ATGGTACGTTATACGATAAAACTTACAAAAGAGGAGGTTGGAGAGTTATACTCGATAATCAACAAGGGCTCCCATAGTTCTCAAACATTCCGGACAGCCTATATACTATTGAATTGTGATGAAGGGGAATATGCGGAGAAAATAACAAATGAACAGATCAGCAAAGTCCTGAAAGTAGGGATGCGAACGATAGACCGGGTGAAGAAAAAGTTTATTGAAGAGGGTTTTGAAGGTGTTTTAGATCGTCGCCCCACCAGCCGTGTTTATGAAACAAAATCAGATGGCGATGTAGAAGCGAAGCTGGTTGCCTTGTGTTGCAGCGAGCCGCCTGAGGGGTTTGCTAAATGGTCATTAAGGCTACTCGCCGATAAAATGGTAGAGTTGGAATATGTAGAAAGTATTTCGCATGTAACAGTAAGAAGTGTGCTTA AAAAAAACGAACTTAAGCCTTGGAAAGTAAAGGGCTGGGTAATACCACCGGAAAAAAGCAGCGAATTTGTAGCCAATATGGAACGCGTATTGGATGTATACAAAAAACCTTATGATGAGGAATTTCCGGTTGTATGTATGGATGAGTCGCCAAAACAATTGATAGAAGAAGGGCAGCCCTCTCAAGCCATGAAGCCTGGCCAGGAGGCAAGAGTAGATTACGAGTACATAAGGCATGGGGTAGTCAATATATTTATGGCCAACGAGCCTTTGAGGGGCAAGCGCTTTGTAGAAATTACGGCGTTTAAAACCAAAAAGGACTGGGCTTTATTCGTAAAAAGAATAGCAGATGAATGGTACCCGACAGCGAAAAAAATAACTTTAGTAATGGACAATTTTAAAACCCATTCGGCCTCTGCATTTTACGAGACATTTGAACCAGCCGAAGCCAAAAGGCTATGGGATAGGTTTGAGTTTGTTTATACGCCCAAGCATGGAAGCTGGCTCAATATGGCCGAGATAGAATTGCATGTATTGAATGGGCAATGCCTAAACAGGCATATTTCAACAATGCTGAAGATCAATGAAGAGGTAGCGGCATGGCAACACAACAGAAATAATAAGAACAGCAAAATTAACTGGCAGTTCGAAAATAAAGATGCGCGAATAAAACTGAAAAGACTTTATCCGTCATTACACGATTAA
- a CDS encoding SusC/RagA family TonB-linked outer membrane protein: MRLTTIILIATFMQVSAATFAQRITLNQHKAPIESVLKEIRHQSGFDFYYDGDVIPKDQKIDVAVTNVTVEEALTVAFKGLLLNYKIDGKTVVITKKTPSFLDKMVNAFATIDVHGRVVDEKGQPLQGVTIKLKEGSQVTTTDKEGNFTLQKVDEKSVIVISFIGYLTKEMNVSSDLGIIALEISNSKLDEVRIQAYTTTTRRFSTSNSAGITKEQIEMQPINNPILALQARIPGILITQESGNAGSGVDVLIQGKNSLRSGLNPFYVIDGVPFPSSTLSSFIAGSIIPNSSPLSYINPSDIESIEVLKDADATAIYGSRAANGAILITTKKGKAGETKTDVNLQSGWSRVPKELKLLNTQDYLAIRKEAFKNDNIDLTAPPYNLDLFKKLLYPDLAYWDQNKNTDWQKELIGGTAHFTNLQANISGGSQNTQFLIGGGYTNQTTVYNGDFADKKASFRYTLNHTSSNKRFRINLSGTYLQDDNILAISDLTRTAMTLAPNAPDLYLSDGTLNWEPVPNSPGNYSFRNPLFALENKYSSKTSNLLSNMQLGYELIKHLTFQSNLGFNKIDGTEYTYTPMTAFNPGETYNYRSAKSGSLTTKSWIIEPQFHYQNKIFDNDLDVLIGSTFQQTDNNLFSIEGSGFNSDSQLENIQAAPTIVVRNNIISKYHYNALFSRLNYAVQNKYIMTLAARRDGSSRFGEENIFANFYSAAGAWLFSEENFVKSHIPVLSFGKMRLSYGTTGNDQIGDYSFSSVYDNNIVDVPYQGSTTITPRGHSNPYLQWEVTKKLNFGLDLGFLNNKILINANYYVNRSSNQLIGYPLTSVTGFGDVLLNIPATIKNSGLEVQLDLQPLNKGDFKWNANFNLTIPRNKLVAYKDLDQSTNAEIYVIGQSIDIQRAYAYRGVNPETGLYQYLDKNGKITSEALSNADQTVLINTDPKFYGGLTNSIRFKHLQLDFTFQYVKRMGRSDDISGFPPLGAFSNNLVSALNRWTKPGDNALIQKSSTNSNPSNDNFGFSEATYSDASFIRIKNASLSYEINPQWTKSVGFSSCRIYLHGQNLLTWTKYKGLDPETLSSFSLPPLRTFTLGIQFTL, encoded by the coding sequence ATGCGCTTAACCACCATAATACTTATAGCAACTTTCATGCAGGTTAGCGCGGCAACATTCGCCCAGCGTATTACGCTCAATCAGCATAAAGCTCCAATAGAATCTGTATTAAAAGAAATACGCCACCAGAGCGGATTTGATTTTTATTATGATGGAGATGTGATTCCCAAAGATCAAAAAATCGATGTTGCCGTTACCAATGTTACAGTCGAAGAGGCACTAACGGTTGCTTTTAAAGGGCTATTATTAAATTATAAAATTGACGGCAAAACTGTCGTCATCACAAAAAAAACGCCTTCCTTTCTCGATAAAATGGTTAATGCTTTTGCTACTATTGATGTGCATGGGCGCGTGGTGGATGAGAAAGGTCAACCGTTACAGGGGGTAACAATTAAATTAAAAGAAGGAAGTCAGGTTACCACAACTGATAAAGAAGGAAACTTCACCTTACAAAAAGTCGATGAAAAGTCTGTCATTGTAATTTCTTTTATCGGGTATTTGACCAAAGAAATGAATGTAAGTTCTGATTTAGGGATTATAGCACTTGAAATTAGTAATTCTAAGCTGGACGAGGTTAGAATACAAGCGTATACAACGACAACGAGGAGGTTTAGCACCAGTAATAGTGCGGGAATTACCAAAGAACAAATAGAAATGCAACCGATAAATAATCCAATTCTCGCTTTACAAGCAAGAATACCGGGGATTTTAATTACTCAGGAATCAGGTAATGCAGGTAGCGGTGTCGATGTCCTCATTCAAGGAAAAAACTCTTTGAGGAGTGGCCTCAATCCTTTTTATGTAATTGATGGGGTGCCATTTCCCTCTTCGACCTTGTCGTCGTTTATTGCAGGAAGCATAATTCCAAACAGTAGCCCTTTGTCTTATATCAACCCATCTGACATTGAAAGCATTGAAGTGCTAAAAGACGCTGATGCTACTGCAATATACGGTAGTCGAGCTGCAAACGGTGCGATCTTAATAACGACGAAGAAAGGTAAAGCAGGCGAAACTAAGACTGACGTTAATCTGCAAAGTGGATGGAGTAGAGTACCAAAAGAGTTGAAGTTGTTGAATACGCAAGATTATTTAGCAATCAGAAAAGAGGCTTTTAAAAATGACAATATAGACCTTACAGCGCCTCCATACAATCTAGACTTATTTAAAAAGTTACTTTATCCAGATTTAGCTTATTGGGATCAAAATAAAAATACCGATTGGCAAAAGGAATTAATAGGTGGAACAGCCCACTTCACCAATTTGCAAGCTAATATTTCAGGCGGTAGTCAGAATACTCAGTTTTTAATCGGCGGTGGTTACACTAACCAAACTACTGTATATAACGGTGATTTTGCAGACAAAAAAGCAAGCTTTCGTTATACCTTAAATCATACCTCCAGTAATAAGCGTTTCCGCATTAACTTGTCAGGAACCTATCTACAAGACGACAACATTCTGGCGATTTCTGACTTAACAAGAACAGCCATGACATTAGCGCCAAACGCTCCGGATCTTTATCTTTCCGATGGTACTTTAAATTGGGAACCTGTCCCTAATTCACCTGGGAATTATAGCTTTCGAAATCCATTGTTTGCTTTAGAGAATAAGTACTCTTCTAAAACGAGTAATTTATTATCAAATATGCAATTAGGATATGAACTAATTAAACATTTGACTTTCCAATCAAATCTCGGCTTCAATAAGATCGACGGTACGGAATATACTTATACTCCGATGACCGCATTTAATCCAGGAGAAACTTACAACTATCGTTCCGCAAAATCAGGATCACTAACAACGAAATCTTGGATTATTGAACCGCAATTTCATTATCAAAATAAAATATTTGACAATGACTTAGATGTTTTAATAGGTAGCACATTCCAACAAACAGATAATAATCTTTTTTCGATAGAAGGAAGTGGATTTAACAGTGATTCTCAATTAGAAAATATTCAAGCTGCACCAACCATTGTTGTTCGCAACAACATCATATCTAAATATCATTATAATGCTTTATTTTCAAGATTAAATTACGCTGTCCAAAATAAATATATAATGACGTTAGCAGCCAGACGCGATGGAAGCAGCAGATTCGGAGAGGAAAATATATTTGCAAATTTCTATTCTGCAGCAGGCGCTTGGCTATTTTCGGAAGAAAATTTTGTTAAAAGTCACATCCCTGTGTTAAGTTTTGGAAAGATGCGATTATCATATGGTACAACAGGGAACGATCAGATTGGGGATTATAGCTTTTCTAGTGTCTACGATAATAATATCGTTGATGTACCTTATCAGGGCTCTACTACAATAACTCCAAGAGGCCACTCAAATCCTTATCTTCAATGGGAGGTTACAAAAAAGCTGAATTTTGGTTTGGATTTAGGGTTCTTAAATAACAAAATACTAATTAATGCAAACTATTATGTAAACCGATCATCAAATCAATTAATCGGCTATCCATTAACATCTGTTACTGGATTTGGGGATGTGCTTTTAAATATTCCTGCCACGATAAAAAATAGTGGTTTGGAGGTACAATTGGATTTGCAACCTTTGAATAAAGGAGATTTTAAATGGAATGCTAATTTCAATTTAACAATTCCAAGGAACAAGCTGGTTGCATATAAGGACTTAGATCAAAGCACTAATGCTGAAATTTATGTCATCGGGCAATCTATTGATATTCAAAGGGCCTATGCTTATCGCGGTGTAAATCCAGAAACCGGCTTGTATCAATATTTAGATAAAAATGGTAAGATTACTTCTGAAGCCCTATCGAACGCTGATCAAACAGTTTTAATAAATACCGACCCTAAATTTTATGGAGGACTAACCAATTCAATCCGATTTAAGCATCTTCAATTAGATTTTACATTTCAGTATGTAAAAAGAATGGGCCGTTCAGACGATATCAGTGGATTTCCACCATTGGGGGCATTTAGTAACAACTTAGTATCCGCATTAAACCGGTGGACTAAACCCGGTGACAACGCTTTAATACAGAAATCATCAACTAACTCAAACCCCTCAAACGACAATTTTGGTTTTAGCGAAGCAACATATTCTGATGCATCTTTTATCCGGATAAAAAATGCCTCATTATCCTATGAAATAAATCCACAATGGACTAAATCAGTGGGATTTTCGTCGTGTAGGATCTATTTGCACGGTCAGAATCTTTTAACGTGGACTAAATACAAAGGACTTGACCCAGAGACCCTCTCGTCATTTTCCTTGCCTCCATTGCGAACCTTCACTTTGGGCATCCAATTTACCTTATAA
- a CDS encoding transposase: MSLPSWIQKFKEPKTEIRLIKGTFYKYAVEYRYNSEKKRTDKITLELLGKITEKEGFVPSDKKLIKDKGNSLPVVDIKTYGLYNLFTSLLAEDLPSLLTLFPEPVSQTLLTVAMMRFAYQHPIKRMPFQHAHDYCSLNWVTKGLDDKAITAALKYVGENRELLLGWMKGRLGVREAMQDKFVMIDSTHIPSLSEHLSVNAMGYNPQHSYDPQIRLMYIFSAQMQQPVYYRLINGNITDVTSMKICVDELNIKDVVFIADKGFYSKKNVADLKTASIHFIIPLYRNNNLIDYEPLQQANFKKGIKNYFTYQKRVVWYYEYEKEGLMLTTYLDERLRVEEEADFLTRTQTHPDKYKEVDFFERVDRFGTLTLTNHLPEAVSAQMLYETYKQRNEIEVMFDAYKHFLLADKTYMQNRYVLEGWLMANFIAMIAYYRLYTRLKTANKLSKYAPKDIVEISKSIYQTKIRNTWVRSEITKKTKDLFKSIDIDYLN; this comes from the coding sequence ATGTCGTTACCTTCCTGGATTCAAAAATTTAAAGAGCCAAAAACAGAGATCAGGCTTATCAAGGGTACATTTTACAAGTACGCTGTTGAGTATCGTTATAATTCTGAAAAAAAGCGGACGGATAAAATAACCCTGGAACTTCTTGGTAAAATCACCGAGAAGGAGGGCTTTGTCCCGTCGGATAAAAAACTAATAAAAGATAAAGGCAACAGCCTGCCGGTAGTAGATATCAAAACATACGGATTGTATAATCTCTTTACGTCTTTGCTTGCTGAGGATCTTCCCAGTTTACTTACACTCTTCCCAGAGCCTGTTAGTCAAACATTATTGACAGTAGCAATGATGCGTTTTGCTTATCAGCACCCAATAAAGCGTATGCCGTTTCAACATGCACATGACTACTGTTCTCTGAACTGGGTCACAAAAGGTCTTGATGACAAAGCAATTACAGCTGCATTGAAATATGTAGGAGAAAACAGAGAACTATTGCTGGGCTGGATGAAAGGCAGATTAGGGGTAAGGGAAGCTATGCAGGATAAATTTGTAATGATTGATTCTACGCACATACCATCCCTTTCAGAACATCTTTCAGTCAACGCAATGGGTTATAATCCACAGCATAGCTATGATCCACAAATACGCCTGATGTACATTTTTTCTGCACAAATGCAACAACCGGTGTATTATAGACTTATCAATGGGAATATTACTGACGTTACATCGATGAAGATATGTGTAGACGAACTAAATATCAAAGATGTGGTTTTCATTGCCGACAAGGGATTTTACAGCAAGAAAAACGTCGCTGACCTCAAAACTGCCTCCATTCATTTCATTATCCCACTATACAGAAATAATAATCTCATAGATTATGAACCGCTACAGCAAGCCAATTTTAAAAAAGGTATAAAGAATTATTTCACCTATCAGAAGAGGGTGGTCTGGTATTATGAATATGAAAAAGAAGGACTGATGCTAACTACTTACCTTGACGAGCGCCTTAGAGTAGAAGAAGAAGCTGATTTCCTTACCCGTACTCAAACACATCCTGATAAGTATAAAGAAGTTGATTTCTTTGAACGGGTTGACCGTTTTGGAACACTTACACTCACGAATCACCTGCCTGAAGCGGTGTCCGCACAAATGTTATATGAAACCTACAAACAGCGCAATGAAATAGAAGTCATGTTTGACGCCTACAAGCACTTCCTGCTTGCAGACAAAACCTACATGCAGAACCGATATGTGCTGGAAGGATGGTTAATGGCAAATTTTATAGCCATGATCGCATACTACAGGTTGTATACACGACTAAAAACAGCAAACAAACTTTCAAAATATGCACCAAAGGACATAGTAGAAATATCAAAAAGCATCTACCAAACTAAAATCCGAAACACCTGGGTAAGATCCGAAATAACAAAAAAGACAAAAGACCTCTTTAAATCTATTGACATAGACTACCTAAATTAG
- a CDS encoding Mu transposase C-terminal domain-containing protein encodes MEELVPLNSPKAVSDLSNEDWKIAQYRYNIIAPIVNNVPGITVAKVCEMSGVPRRTLHRWLDRYRANPVLSSLAKTENKRNRYNYQLATNVEDVIQTVIQEKYLRKQKLSIRKVSLDVALACREHGLEIPHYSTVRRRIHLIGEEEKLARRQHRSIAENKYQPLNGHFPGADYPLAVVQIDHTPLDIICVDDVYREPVGKPWVTMAIDVYSRMVVGFYISLDPPGALGTGLCLSHAILPKDLWLSSLDVKGKWQCYGVMRAIHMDNAKEFHGKMLERACQEYGIEINFRPVAKPNYGGHIERLLGTVLQEIHTLPGTTFSNTKERKYYDAEGRACFTIKELERWLATFIVGVYHNRRHNSINTTPVARYLEGINGSDTQIGIGWSEPVANELKLKLDFMPFVERTVQRYGVAIDMIWYYGDVLRKWVHAYEKPNVRNPVLRKFAFKRDPRDISAVYFYDPEIEDYFCIPYRNTTHPSITIWEYKQILRTLKARGMEHVDENLIFDTYAQMRDIEEKAANQAAIAKRRKANERKELATKNSIKNEFEREEPEINDTGFKYDPNEEYLPFEELIHDPFNQNNR; translated from the coding sequence ATGGAAGAGTTAGTTCCGCTTAATAGTCCCAAGGCGGTATCCGACTTATCGAACGAGGACTGGAAGATCGCGCAGTACCGCTATAATATTATAGCGCCCATCGTAAATAACGTACCCGGTATCACCGTAGCTAAGGTATGCGAAATGAGCGGCGTTCCCCGGCGAACGCTGCATAGGTGGTTAGACCGGTATCGAGCTAATCCTGTATTATCCTCGCTTGCTAAAACGGAGAACAAGCGCAATAGATACAACTATCAGTTGGCGACCAATGTCGAGGATGTTATTCAAACAGTCATTCAGGAGAAATACCTGCGCAAGCAGAAACTGAGCATCCGCAAGGTAAGCCTTGATGTGGCGTTGGCTTGTCGGGAGCATGGTTTGGAGATACCGCATTATTCAACGGTCAGACGAAGAATACACCTTATCGGTGAGGAAGAGAAACTGGCCCGCAGGCAACACCGCAGCATCGCGGAGAATAAATACCAGCCGTTGAATGGCCACTTTCCGGGAGCCGACTACCCACTGGCGGTCGTACAGATCGATCATACACCGTTGGATATCATCTGCGTTGATGACGTATACCGTGAGCCGGTCGGTAAACCTTGGGTCACTATGGCGATCGATGTTTACAGCAGAATGGTGGTCGGCTTCTATATATCGCTCGATCCTCCTGGCGCGTTGGGCACGGGCTTATGCTTATCCCACGCGATCCTCCCAAAAGACTTGTGGCTGTCTTCGTTGGATGTGAAAGGGAAATGGCAATGCTACGGAGTGATGCGGGCGATCCATATGGATAACGCCAAAGAGTTTCATGGTAAAATGCTTGAACGAGCCTGCCAGGAATATGGTATCGAGATCAACTTCAGACCGGTGGCCAAACCTAATTATGGGGGTCATATCGAACGCTTGCTGGGAACAGTGTTACAAGAGATCCATACACTGCCGGGAACAACGTTCTCCAATACGAAAGAGCGTAAGTACTATGATGCGGAAGGCAGAGCCTGCTTCACCATCAAGGAATTGGAGCGCTGGCTGGCGACCTTTATTGTTGGCGTCTATCATAACCGCCGTCATAATAGCATCAACACCACACCAGTCGCACGTTACCTTGAAGGTATCAATGGCAGCGATACGCAGATCGGCATTGGCTGGAGTGAGCCGGTCGCCAACGAACTAAAGCTAAAGCTTGACTTTATGCCGTTCGTAGAACGAACAGTGCAAAGGTATGGCGTAGCTATTGATATGATCTGGTACTACGGTGATGTACTGCGCAAATGGGTACATGCCTACGAGAAACCAAATGTCCGCAATCCAGTGCTGCGCAAGTTTGCTTTTAAGCGCGATCCACGCGATATCAGTGCCGTCTACTTCTATGATCCGGAGATCGAAGATTACTTCTGTATTCCGTACCGTAATACCACGCATCCATCGATCACCATTTGGGAATATAAGCAAATACTGCGCACGCTCAAAGCGCGCGGTATGGAGCATGTGGATGAGAATCTGATCTTCGACACTTACGCGCAGATGCGTGATATCGAGGAAAAAGCGGCCAACCAGGCGGCTATTGCCAAACGCCGTAAAGCCAATGAGCGCAAGGAATTGGCGACCAAAAACAGTATCAAAAACGAATTCGAGCGGGAGGAACCAGAGATCAATGATACCGGATTCAAATATGACCCGAATGAAGAATACTTACCTTTTGAAGAACTGATCCATGACCCTTTTAACCAAAATAACCGATAA
- a CDS encoding TnsA endonuclease N-terminal domain-containing protein: MILRPVRKIGLSHRSITGKYFSRKTGTMHLFESALERDWLTHLEFDNEVLSYTTQPVKIFYDHDGKAATYTPDVIAYYQEELKRKPLLCEVKYQAELLEKQSYYEPKFAAATQYAQNNGWSFATINEQQVRTVYLENLKLLSRYQQTNINKEFAETVLQKLAHVLPITQVTGGDPKLLYAVWQLLAAQRIKCDMQTKITMNTIIWKS, encoded by the coding sequence ATGATATTAAGACCCGTTAGAAAGATCGGTCTGAGCCACCGATCTATCACAGGCAAATACTTTAGTCGTAAAACAGGCACGATGCATTTGTTTGAATCAGCGCTTGAAAGGGACTGGCTTACCCACCTCGAATTTGACAATGAAGTATTGTCGTACACCACGCAGCCGGTCAAGATCTTTTATGACCATGACGGCAAAGCGGCAACCTACACGCCCGATGTTATCGCCTACTACCAGGAAGAACTGAAGCGCAAGCCTTTGTTGTGTGAAGTCAAGTACCAGGCAGAATTGCTGGAAAAACAATCTTATTACGAACCTAAGTTTGCTGCGGCTACCCAGTATGCTCAAAATAATGGCTGGTCATTCGCTACGATCAACGAGCAGCAAGTCAGGACAGTTTATTTGGAAAACCTTAAACTACTCAGCCGCTACCAGCAAACGAATATCAATAAGGAGTTTGCTGAAACTGTTCTTCAGAAGTTGGCCCATGTATTACCCATAACTCAGGTGACTGGCGGAGATCCCAAGTTGCTATATGCCGTTTGGCAATTGCTGGCAGCACAGCGTATTAAATGTGACATGCAGACCAAGATCACAATGAATACTATCATATGGAAGAGTTAG